The Lagenorhynchus albirostris chromosome 17, mLagAlb1.1, whole genome shotgun sequence nucleotide sequence cttttatttctccttcgtaGTCAGAATCTATGACTCCTGGCATAACAGTTAAACCTTTCATGGTGACACTACTTCTTCCCAATAATAGTCCCATCAAACCCTTGTGGGTAAAGGTCCACAGATGCCCGTAGAGAGGGCCTGAGGACCCATTTCAGGAGTTAATACATATCGGGCGGAGGTACTGAGCTCCAGTCCTGCGCTTCCTGGTGTTGCTCTGGAGAGCGAGgatattgtatgtttttgtttttggttaatGTCTGATTGATAATTTGAGGAGGATACACAGACATTGCGCTTATTATTTGTTGGGGCCGGGGAAGGCCCTGGGAAGAGTTTCCCGACAGTGGTGGCCCATCCTTGTGGGCCACTGAGCAACAATCTTGTGCCCAATGTTTTCCCCTATTGCATTTAGGGCATAAGCCAGGGATTTTCTGACCATCTGGAGGTTTTTGAGTAGGGAAGGAAGGACTAGGGTTAGAATTAAAAGACCTACATTCTCTAGCAAAAGGACCTGCCTTTCCGCATTTAAAacaagtctttgttttcttttgattgtttttaaaccCCACTTTAGTTAATGCTGCAGCCACAGCAGCACCCTGTATATAAGTAGGCCCAATGTCTGCACAAAGGCGAATATAATCCTCCAATGTTCCCCGTTTTCTCCAAGGTCGAATCGCAGCCTGACACGCATTATTAGCATTTTCaaaagcaagttgcttaactacAATTGTACCAGTGAGTCCGTCCACAATGAGTCTCCCCACCGCCTGTGACAACCTATCTACAAAATCAGCATATGGTTCATCAGGTCCCTGTCTAAGTTTTGAAAGATCTTCAGTTTTGTGTGTAGAAGGACATTTCCTCCAGGCTTGTAATGCCAAATGATTTATTTGAGGATAAGCAACAAAGGGATAAGTTAATTGATCTTGTAAAGAAAGATATTGTCCTTCCCCAATCAGCATATGATAATCAACTGGAATATTATGGGCAGCATTCTTTTCTGCTTGTTCAGCAGCCCGTTCATAAAAATCAAACTTCCATATTAAATAATCTCCACCATTTAAACAAGCTCGTGCAATAGACTTCCAATCAGCGGGGGGAAGAGCTTCTCCTGTCAACCATAGCAGTAGTAAAAGGAGCAGTGGGCCCATATTGAGCACAGGCAGATTTTCAATCTTTCAAAACTTTCAAAGGGAGAGCCTGATGCTCCCTAGTAGCTTGTTGAGGATTATTAGGATCAGGTCTTTCTATGACGGGACAACAGAAAATAGGATCTTCTCCTCGTTTTATTGCTCCTTGTACAGCGCGCTGCAAGGGACTGAGCATTTTTACAGACGTAGATTTTTGAGGAAGACAGTCCTTATTAACCTGCAGCTTTTTCACTGACTTACCAGCCATTAGAAAATCATCCTCAggatatttctctcttttatgttTACAAGCCTCATCTGTTAAGTCAAAATGTTCCTCTTCATCTaaactatttaaattaattagctCTTTCGGTTTAGGAAGTGGCGACACAGTAGTTGATAATACAGTCTCTCCTTCTGTCAGAGGCTTATGTTTTTCTGACTTTACATTCAAATCAACACTATCATGAGAAGaatctaaacatatttttatcagATTCCACAAACTATATGTAACAACAGGAGTATGAGTAGGCCCTCGAGACTCGTAATAATTTTTTACATCTTCTCCAACTTTCTGCCAGATTTCTATGTCAACAGAGCCGCCATCAGGAAACCAGGGAGATACACCATGGATATGCTGTAAAAATTCAGTCAACAATAAAGTTCAGAAACTTTATTACCCCGAGCCCTAAGCATCAAAAGTAAAACCTGAGCAAATAATTCATACATCTTTGAGCCCTTTTGCCTCATCTTATTTTACTTCTGACTATTGCCTTATGCCTCTATTCGTTTCACTTTTACTGGTGGCCACACATATTTTGCCTAAGTGTTCTCTTAcctgcactttctttttcttttaattgccttCACGCTTCAGGTCCCTGTTCGAGTGCCACTTGCCGCggaccagccggagaaagaggatctcaccgcccagggtcagaagggaaggggtaaggAACTGAAGTAGCACCGACGGATGGGGTCAGAAGGACCAAGACAACTGATGGttgcaaggcaaattttattatGCTACAGTTGCAGATTATATAGACTAGAAATCGGAAGGTTGCCAGATGGTGGTTTACATTATCTACAGACTGTCTCGGCtcaaggttaacttccctgggaggAAACCCATAAACCCAGAAGCATCAAAAATAACCTGCATGTGCAGGGGGGAGACAGCTTTGcttgtctcattttacattctttctgatcTCTGGGCTCTGGTGATTTATCTCCCATGGAATGGAACAAGGAGGGGAACAAGTAGGGACAGTCCCTTCGAGCAGCGGCCGCATGCCTGGCATGTCCTTACCTGCCCTCAAGGCTGACTGCTTCCCACACGTATGTTGCCTTGTTTAAGCCTCAAGCCCTCGATCCTTTGTTGAAATACAATAATTTCATTCCTATGGTTTTCAATACCAAAAACTCAACCTCCAGGAGGGCTAAAGTCTAATTTGTACTCCAAACCAAGTAGCAGTGCAGTTCGCTACTACTGAGACTGAATCCACAAAGACTTCAAGACCACGTCCAGAAGAcaagttattatatataataccctAGAAGGTCTGAAACATAATTATCATATACATAGCTGGTCCTTCAGAGCTTTTTACCTATAACATGTTTTTTGATGAAAGTTATTTAATGTACTGGAGATAACTGTGACTTACTTACTGATCAAATATTTGAATACTTATACTTACCTGGGATttcatttctgctgaaagaaaaaggTAGAACAGGACtcactaaaaaaaacaaacaaacattagaaatgaaagtaaaaatcttaACACACACTATGACTTTTGGAAGCAGCATAGAGGGGCAGTCAACGGTAAAACACTGGTGAAATAGGTCAAAACTCTAGGCCAAaaatccattattattatcatcagtgACAGTACCACAACTGTGCCCTTCAGAATTAATAATCACTCCTAAGAATCTTCATTTGGCACCAGATGATGCGGTTAAGAGAAACACTCTGGGAGGTTTTGAATCAGACTTGGTTTTTTGTTAGCCAAGTTAcaggagaatttttaaagtagggggaagggaagaaggaaacggACCAGGAAAAGAATTTAAGCCATCATCTATAAACCAACAAAGCACTGATAGTTCCGAACATTATGTCAGACACTAAAATGACTGATATAGGCTCAAGTGGTTTACAAAACCTATAAAAAGACTATACCAGCAAAGTCCCCATTTATCTGTCGAGTTCAGAAACTAAAACAAGGAATATTTTAGCTTAAAAGCTTATCTCAAGAGAATCGTACACACTTCACATGAATACAAATACCTGaaaccaaacatttttaaaagctccaatacccaaaatataaagaaaaatattaattcagaagACTCAATCAATCCATGATAATCACAAAACGGCTGGGCAATCTCTATCTCCCTTCCACACTAACCATCCATCCCATGGAAGACCAAGGGAGATCAGACCTTCCAGACTTACCTTCCAGACCTTCCAGACACCTGGCTGCTGCAAAATTCTATGGAGACTCCTTGTGGAACAGCAGTTTCCCATCTCTTGTGTCTCTCCCTATCGTGATCATGATCATGCAGGAAGCAAGTCTGGCTGTGCTATTTCTTATCATTGTCTGTCACCCATCTGCAGCATGGtattgtacagataaggaaaaagtAGTTCCCTTTCCCCCAGAAGGTTGAGGCTCAGGTACAGGGTAATTCTCCTGTGCACACAGTCATTATTTAGGCCGACTCAGTGACTTCAACAGGCTTAATCATGTGATCAGGTTTGTTGCCAGCTGCGTAATGCTCCCACATCTGTAGATAGAGCCGCTCTAGGTCCACTGTGTATTGTTTGGTGTTGAACAGAGGGCTAGATGTTCTCTGCTTCCAGACTTTGCAACGAATTTTCTTCAGGTATTCTAGATCAGTTCCCAGTTTCACAGCTATGTCTTCATATTCTTGTCTATTTTGAGCAATAAGCTCAAGACAGCCTAAACAAGTGAGCTGGGAAGCTGCAACTCGGGAAGCAAGAGTCTCTCCTGGCATAGTCACCACGGGTGTCCCTGACCAAAGGACATCCATCCCTGTGGTGTGTCCATTACAGAGTGGAGTGTCCAAGCAGACATCAGCCAGCTGGCCTCTCCGAACATGTTCCTCTTTAGGAGCAACAGGTGAAAAAATGATACGGTTCTGGGGAAGGCCCATATTTTGTGCATACTGTTGAATATTAGGTTCTCCTACTGCTGGAAAACGCAACAGCCACAGCACACTATTGGGAACACGCTTCAGAATATTTGCCCACATCTGCAAAGTAGATGGGTCAATTTTATATAACTGATTGAAGTTACAGTACACAATGGCATCTTCCGGTAACCCGTACTGAGAACGTGTGGTTACAATAATGGTACGGGGAACCTCCTCTCCAGTGGCAGCCTTAATGTTGATCTGGGTAGTTGCCAGTCCATTGCTAAGACTGAATCCATTAATTGTTATCTGAATTTGTCCTCTGTTAATCATTTCAATAACTGCCTCTGCAATAGTATTCATAGGAATGACAGGCATATTAAGAGCCGTATTACTGCTGTCTGCGTTGTCTCCTCCATCAGGACATTTCATCTTGACAATCTGCACATCTGGGAGACTATCAAGAAATGCTTTGAGGTCGATGCCATTCAGCACAACCCGATTGTCATAAATGTGCCCATTGGACTTAAAATCGATGACTGCCTTCTTCTTCAGGTGAGGGAACATATTAGCATGATCACCAATAAAGAAAGTATGGGGCATATAAGCCAGTTTCTCAGAATACTGCTCAGCAACTTCAGCAGGTGAAGTTTCCTGATCAGTGATGATATAATCCATGAAAAGCACGCCACTGGTCCCAGGGTAGCCCAGCCACATTGCCTGAATAGGAGCTGGCCTGAGAGCAAAGAGTTCATTTCGAGCACCCCTGGTATAACCATTCATATTTACAAGGATGTGTATACCGTCTTGATGGATGCGATCAGCTGCTTTCCCATTGCATGGAATCtgagaaagatcaatgaaatgatGGGCTTCTGCCATCACCTTCGCTCGGAAGTTTGTGCCATCATCTGGGCTCAGGGCATAACAGAATACCTCAAATTTATCAGGATTGTGCATGCCTGGAATAGACTGCATAAGATGAGAAGTAGGATGATTCCCAAAGTCAGAACTCACGTATCCTACACGCAGTCGACCATCACTGAGCTTCAAGTCTTTTGGATGTTCGTACGGTGGTTTATGAAGGACACTGATCTCATCCAAGCAGAGGTTCCCATGGCTCTCAGCAATAGCCTTCCTGAAGCCATGAGAAAGAGGATAGAGCATACTATGATGAGGCTGCACAGAAGGCAACCTATTCTTCTCCAGCTGGTCAGCCACAATGCTGACCAACTTCTTCATTCGCTCATCATAGTCTGTCCAATCACAGACAATCTGCAGGCAATGAGCCAAATCACAATAAGCGTCAGGAAAATCAGGTTCAAGCTTCAGAGCAGTGCGATAAGAAGCAATTGCTTCTGGAATATTCCCTGAATACTTGTGAATGGAAGCCAGATTGCTGTGGGCATCCGCAAGTGCAGGGTTAATCTGAATGGCACGAGTATAACACTGCAAGGCTCCCTGAACATCCTGCATCTCCTTTAGAGTGTCTCCCATGTTACAGTAGGCATCAGCAAAGGTAGGACTGATTCGAACAGCCTCCTTATAATGCATCAGAGCTTCCTGCAGTTTTCCCTGCTGCTGCAATACACTTGCTAAATTTGAATGGGCAACAGCAAACTCTGGGAAGACTTCTAATGCTTTACAATACAAGCGAACTGCCTCTTCAAAGTTTCCCTGGTCTCCTTTGATATTGGCTAGGTTATTCAGAGAGTCTGCATGGGTGGGACACAGCCGCAGAGCTGTATTATAACACTCTTCTGCTTCGGCAACACTGCCCTTCTCTTCCAGAGCGTTGGCTAGGTTGCAGTAAGCATCAGGGAAATGTGGTTGCAATTCAATAGCTCGCCTGTAGGTGTCTACTGCCAGATCCATCAGGCCTTGCTCATAGTATACACAAGCCAGGTTGGCATGTACCACTGCATGATTTGGGCTCAAGCTTAGGGCACAAAGGTAAGCTGCCACAGCTCTGTCAAAAATCCGTGCCTCTTTCAAGACATTTCCTAAATTGATATAAGCATCCAGAAAATTGGGGTCAAGCGTGACAGCCTTTTCAAAGTGATGAATGGCAAGCCAAATCTCCCCTTGTGCATTGAAAACACAGCCAAGATTACTCCAAGCTACTGCAAAGTTCGGTTGCGTCTCCATTGCTTTCAAATAACATGCCTTGGCTCCTTCCAAGCGACCCAGGGCTTTGAGCAGGTTCCCCAGGTCACTGCGAACACAGTACAAATCAGGATTGCACTGAAGAGCAGAGACGTAAGCTTGTACTGCCCCTTCCATGTCGCCTGCTGCTACCAAAGCGGCTGCCAGGTTAATATAACCATCGATGAAATCTGGTTTGAGATGCAATGCCTGCCGGTAATGCTCAATTGCCTCCTGCAACTGCCCTCTTTCCTTGTACACATTCCCCAAATTCGAATAGGCTTCTGCCAGAAGAGGGTTCTGTTTAACTGCCAGAGTACTAAAGTGGGCAGATCTGTCCAGCCTTCGACACTGGAAGTGTAGagatgaaagtaataaaagtacTCCAGTATTGTCTGGCTCTTGTCTCCACAGCTGCATGCAGTGTCTCTCAGCTGCCTCAAAATCTCCTGCCTGATACTCTCGATGTACCAACTCAGCTAACCCTTGGAAGGAAAGCATACGTTTCGTTGGTTCTGTGCTGTCGGCCACGTTGCCCACAGAAGACGCCATCTGGAGCTTCTGGAGAGAGTGAGGAAAGGGGGTAATTGAGTCCCGCTGCTGCCACTACTGGCAAGAACGTTTCTAGAGGTAGCAAATATGAGGGCAGCAGCCATACCACTGCTTTGGCAGGCTTAAGCGGCGGCAACAGTTACACGCACTGAAACTTAGGAACTCTGGTTGGCCATCTACCTCTCACGCTCTTGAAATCTTAATTCTTAACCCTGCCCTCTTCCACCATTTTTCTCCTAATCAGGGAATAAAAATTACCTATACACTTGccttagaagaaatcaaaagtcagtagtccaaacactttttaaaattttgttttctgtccagTTGGAAAGGAAATACATGACTGACTTTACTTCATCATTCATATAGTCAATGTGGAAAACATTAGGGCCGTGAATTTCAATACAGTAAGATCAGAAAATCTTAAATTGGCCTTCCCAAACCACTAATAAGTAACCAATGTTGTACATAATGCTAAAATCTTAGAGACtgagtttgatattttaaaagttctgaaaGGATTAGCTAATTTCTCCTCATCATACTTCTCATGCCTCAAACCTgagtattacttttttaaaattaaatttatctttatttatttatttttattttggctgcgttgggtcttcaatgctgcgtgcagactttctctagttgtggcgagcgggggctactctttgttgcggtgcctgggcttcttaTCACAGCAGCTTCTATTGTTGTTCCACAACTCTATGGGTTCCTTTTTAGGTCCTATGAAGAACCCTAGAAATTAGTTCATGGAATTATAAGTTTTTGCAAAATTGTCAAAAGTGAGATATTTTAACTTCCATCAGGTAAGACCAGCATCTCTTTCTTTGCCAATTTTCCTTCTATCATATTCCGCTATGTTGGATCATATTGGAATGGCCACAGGCTTTCTTGAAATCTGGCTAAGgagattttctttattctgtggtacgcgggcctctcactgttgtggcctctcccgttgtggagcacagtctctggacgcacaggctcagcggccatggctcatgggcctagccgctccgcggcatgtgggatcttcccggaccgggacacgatcctgtgtcccctgcgtcggcaggtggactctcaaccactgcgccaccagggaagccctaaggagaTGTTTTAAGTGAGGCTATTATGTGATTTTCAGACACCGCCATATGTAATTGACTATATACTATCGCATTACAGGAATAACTTCCAGTACTCATACTGACTACTCTACTGACTTGACCTAGCACAAGACACAGAAGCATAAGGACAAAAACCACCTTACAATATAGCCATGTCTTGCACTTCACAGCTCTCAAAGCATGTgcgtttgaagaagaaaaaaagaactgaaaagtacaaaaccaGAAGCTAATCTGTGGAAAATTATTTCAATCATCAGGCATGTGAAAGATAAGTCAAAGATTCAGTTCTCATCAATGCTTAGTCAAAACGGAAATTTTCTTCTGTCAAGAATatactccaggggcttccctgatggcgcagtggttaagaagccacctgccaatgcaggggacaagggttcgagccctggtccgggaagatcccacatgtcacggagcaactaagccggtgtgccacaactacggaacctgcgctctagagcccgtgagccacgactatcgagcctgcgagccacaactactgaagcctccgtgcctagcgcccgtgctctgcaacaagagaagccaccgcaatgagaagcctgtgcaccgcaacaaagagtagcccccagtccctgcaagtagagaaagcctgcgcacagcaacgaagacccaacacagccaaaaataaataaataaatgaatgaatgaatgaatgaatgaatgaatatactcCATCAACAATGTGTGCAATGGAATGGTATGAATGAGTATTTTATCAGAATCCCTGTAATGCACAAACCTATAGCAGTACTGAAATCAGTAATgcatttataatagtaaatactTATGAGGAAGTAATCCATAGAGGTTTTCTCAAagttaacaatgaaaattaatgtgacattatcaataataaattgtgaagctgaaataaacttttctaaacTATTAATAACTAGAAGCAAATTCTAATCAACCATGCTACAAGAAATCTATGTCTAAAAACtacaaagtttatttcttaaaattttatttcgaAAATACATAAACTGTCGTATGAGGAGGCAGTTAAAGAATATATAGCTGAAAGAGTGGGGGAAAAGTTTTATAGAGACACATCTGGCAgtagttcatttttaaatgtcatttttctaggttttgtGACACCTATAGTATTGatatttgaaagcatttaaaaaattgtaatttgaaGATTTGCTACTTCCaggtagaataaaatattttgaagcaaaacAACGTTtgcactgagaaaaacaaaaaaagccaaataaaatagCCAGCATTCAATCAAAAAGTTCTAGACAAACCAAGAGATAGAATCATATGgctaaaattctaagaaaagaacagataatacaaaaatatttatataagatatTGTGTGTCTTTATCAGGAAAAGTCTTTATcaagaaaagactttaaaatcatcagaattaatattatattttatttatttgtatattatatttatatatagatatttatatatttatataaagaacttaaagataAAGCCCTAGTTAAGGCAGTGACAATAGCAGTAGCAGTGGGAGTGAAAAGAAATGGTTATATTCAAGCATATTTTGTCAGGAAAAGTCCATGATCAAATGTCTGACTGCATACATGGGATGGATAGACGGAGTGGGAAAAATCAAAGTTAACTATAGAGGTTCTAGTGAAGATGGGGTTGCCGTCACCCAACCCAAGGGGCTGCGATCATCCCCAAGGTCTAGGAGACTCAAAGGGAAGGTCATGGTCAGAGGCAAAGTTAATTGGTGGGAAAATAAGACTCCCAGTCTCTCCATCTCCTTATACCagttttttttgtaacatctttatcggagtataattgctttacaatggtgtgttagtttctgctttataacaaagtaaatcagttatacatatgtccccatatctcctccctcttgcatctccctccctcccacccctctaggtggtcacaaagcaccgagcgcatctccctgtgctatgcggaagcttcccactagctatctattccttataccagttttgtttttctgctcatATACGTAGCAGCATTTCATTCAAGGGGAAGTCATTGATCTGACTGGTCAAATTAAACAACATAGTTCAAGGCACATTTACAGTGGTTAGTCCCTCCACAATTTAGAAAGTCACATTCATAATTTCCCTCTTCCTACACCACGGAACACATTGGCCATTCCTCCAAAGTTTCCACTCCACAGAGTGGACAAGAGATGACGTTAGCCCAGAACTGAGAGCTTGGCATGAGATGGTGTCAGCCCCACGTACAGCTCTGGGCATAAGTTATAACCCAACCCAGCTCTACAGAGAGCTCTGCATGGAATCCTGGGAGTAAACTCAGCCATAATAATgggattctgtttttcatttgcttttcttccttgcttaacTTTCCCTGGCCACTCTGACAAACAAACTTTCAGGCATTCCTGGGCCACTCACtaactttattccattttatgtcaTCCAGATTCTCAAGAAAATTACTAACTATAAGGAGGGAAATTTGGAACATGGTGAGTTTTAGgtgcctgaaatatacaggtcATTGAATCCAGTGAAGTAGCAAATTATCTGGATCTCAAATATGCCAGTAGAATAGCAGACTAAGCTCAATTTAATGTACTCTTACTGGAGACACACGTAAATTCTGggtcaattttgaaaaagttaaaaggacatagctgagattaaaagaaagaaaggaacacctGCATGTTTCAGAAagtaacagagaaattaaatccagagaaagaagagcGGACTGATGTCTGTGGGTTCCGTTCCTTAGTATAGGCCTTATGTACATAGGGGCTGGAGCTAGAAATCTAACATTACCTTGAGGCCAGGAATTTATAGACTCAGGATGGAACAATATTGAGAA carries:
- the LOC132507800 gene encoding UDP-N-acetylglucosamine--peptide N-acetylglucosaminyltransferase 110 kDa subunit-like, encoding MASSVGNVADSTEPTKRMLSFQGLAELVHREYQAGDFEAAERHCMQLWRQEPDNTGVLLLLSSLHFQCRRLDRSAHFSTLAVKQNPLLAEAYSNLGNVYKERGQLQEAIEHYRQALHLKPDFIDGYINLAAALVAAGDMEGAVQAYVSALQCNPDLYCVRSDLGNLLKALGRLEGAKACYLKAMETQPNFAVAWSNLGCVFNAQGEIWLAIHHFEKAVTLDPNFLDAYINLGNVLKEARIFDRAVAAYLCALSLSPNHAVVHANLACVYYEQGLMDLAVDTYRRAIELQPHFPDAYCNLANALEEKGSVAEAEECYNTALRLCPTHADSLNNLANIKGDQGNFEEAVRLYCKALEVFPEFAVAHSNLASVLQQQGKLQEALMHYKEAVRISPTFADAYCNMGDTLKEMQDVQGALQCYTRAIQINPALADAHSNLASIHKYSGNIPEAIASYRTALKLEPDFPDAYCDLAHCLQIVCDWTDYDERMKKLVSIVADQLEKNRLPSVQPHHSMLYPLSHGFRKAIAESHGNLCLDEISVLHKPPYEHPKDLKLSDGRLRVGYVSSDFGNHPTSHLMQSIPGMHNPDKFEVFCYALSPDDGTNFRAKVMAEAHHFIDLSQIPCNGKAADRIHQDGIHILVNMNGYTRGARNELFALRPAPIQAMWLGYPGTSGVLFMDYIITDQETSPAEVAEQYSEKLAYMPHTFFIGDHANMFPHLKKKAVIDFKSNGHIYDNRVVLNGIDLKAFLDSLPDVQIVKMKCPDGGDNADSSNTALNMPVIPMNTIAEAVIEMINRGQIQITINGFSLSNGLATTQINIKAATGEEVPRTIIVTTRSQYGLPEDAIVYCNFNQLYKIDPSTLQMWANILKRVPNSVLWLLRFPAVGEPNIQQYAQNMGLPQNRIIFSPVAPKEEHVRRGQLADVCLDTPLCNGHTTGMDVLWSGTPVVTMPGETLASRVAASQLTCLGCLELIAQNRQEYEDIAVKLGTDLEYLKKIRCKVWKQRTSSPLFNTKQYTVDLERLYLQMWEHYAAGNKPDHMIKPVEVTESA